From the Nocardia fluminea genome, the window GAGGACGACCGCAACGGGTTCCCGCACATGTTCCGCGCCATCCGCGAGATGCAACCGAGGGCCGTCATCTGCGAGAATGTCCGCGGCCTGCTCCGCCCCTCGTTCTCACCGTATTTCGACTACATCAAGCGCGAGTTGGCGCTGCCGTTCGTGAAGCGCGCTGATGGGGCGCACTGGAGCGACCATGATCGGATTCTCCGGCGCGAGGCGAGGTCGCGTGACATCCCCGATGACGAGAGGTACGATGTCGCGCATTTCCCGGTGAACGCGGCCGACTACGGCGTCCCGCAGATCCGCAATCGGGTCATCATCGTTGCTTTCCGCCGGGACATCGGGGTCGACCTCGGTCGGTACACCGAACTCGTCGCGCCGACGCACAGCGAGACGAGGCTGCGCGAGGACATGATCAGCGGCGTTTACTGGAAACGTCATGGGAAGAAGTCGAATGACGCTGTTCGCCGCCGGGTGATGGAGCGAATCCCATTGGATCAGTCGTTGCCGATCGATGGCCCGCGGCTGCGTCCATGGCGAACGCTTAGGGACGCGTTGCTCGGGACCGACGGGCAGCGGCCGCTGCCCGACATCCCCGACGATCGACTCGACCGGACCGAGTTCAGACCGGGCGAGTTCATACACCACGTTGGCTGGCCGGACGCGCGCGTGTACACAGGGCATACCCCCAACGAGCTGGATAGACCCGCGAAGACGGTCAAGGCCGGCGTCCATGGCGTTCCCGGTGGGGAGTCCGTCATGCTCCGCGATGACGGTACCCACCGCTACATGACAGTTCGGGAGGCCGCTCGCGTGATGACATTCCCTGACAGCTGGGA encodes:
- a CDS encoding DNA cytosine methyltransferase, translating into MPNETTANTERTSVELFAGGGGLAMAVEAAGFRPLLFNEFAKRACETLAMNRATPVEVADWVPAVPAEGERPPLVMGDVDKVEFEYLQPYNVDVLAGGPPCQPFSLGGIAQGDEDDRNGFPHMFRAIREMQPRAVICENVRGLLRPSFSPYFDYIKRELALPFVKRADGAHWSDHDRILRREARSRDIPDDERYDVAHFPVNAADYGVPQIRNRVIIVAFRRDIGVDLGRYTELVAPTHSETRLREDMISGVYWKRHGKKSNDAVRRRVMERIPLDQSLPIDGPRLRPWRTLRDALLGTDGQRPLPDIPDDRLDRTEFRPGEFIHHVGWPDARVYTGHTPNELDRPAKTVKAGVHGVPGGESVMLRDDGTHRYMTVREAARVMTFPDSWELAGPRGEKMRQLGNAVPVQLGKVFADAIATVLDEAEPKR